The Mycolicibacterium smegmatis genome has a window encoding:
- a CDS encoding cupin domain-containing protein, with protein sequence MDTGSHGDLQLDDGRFRVTRWTIEPGGAIPMHRHEHDYVVVPLVNATMHVVAPDGTDTVAELRIGESYSRIAGVEHRVENRGTTDTVVFVEVERL encoded by the coding sequence CTGGACACAGGATCACACGGCGACCTGCAACTCGACGACGGGCGGTTCCGCGTGACCCGCTGGACCATCGAACCCGGCGGCGCCATCCCCATGCACCGGCACGAACACGACTACGTCGTCGTGCCGCTGGTCAACGCCACCATGCACGTCGTCGCCCCCGACGGCACCGACACCGTCGCGGAACTGCGGATCGGTGAGAGCTATTCGAGGATCGCAGGCGTCGAACACCGCGTGGAGAACCGCGGGACCACCGACACCGTCGTGTTCGTCGAGGTCGAGCGGCTCTGA
- a CDS encoding DUF427 domain-containing protein gives MSLVAGHGPLSNRPAGWFSPPLPAPAVYIEPHPRRVQAFVGGDALIDTECALMVHRAGSPLSYAFPVDEVGGLPAVAVPEAPGYVTVPWDAVEVWMEEGRRLVHYPPNPYHRIDCRPTKRRLRVAVGDTVLVDTDDTIIVFETALEPRLYVSPALVRTDLLHRTDTTTYCNYKGVATYWAAVVADTVISDVAWSYPDTPPEAEPLRGHLSFDPARVDVVAELPAGASTAACGCSV, from the coding sequence ATGAGTCTCGTCGCAGGCCACGGGCCCCTGAGCAACCGGCCGGCCGGTTGGTTCTCGCCACCGCTGCCCGCACCGGCCGTCTACATCGAGCCACATCCCCGGCGCGTCCAGGCCTTCGTCGGCGGCGACGCGCTGATCGACACCGAGTGCGCCCTCATGGTGCACCGGGCCGGGAGCCCGCTGAGCTACGCCTTTCCGGTCGACGAGGTCGGCGGCCTGCCCGCCGTGGCGGTACCGGAAGCGCCCGGATACGTCACGGTGCCGTGGGACGCTGTCGAGGTGTGGATGGAAGAGGGCCGCCGTCTGGTGCACTATCCCCCCAACCCGTATCACCGCATCGACTGCAGGCCCACCAAGCGCAGGCTGCGGGTCGCGGTGGGCGACACCGTGCTCGTCGACACCGACGACACAATCATCGTGTTCGAGACGGCCCTGGAACCCCGCCTGTACGTGAGCCCGGCACTGGTCCGCACCGATCTGCTGCACCGTACCGACACCACCACCTACTGCAACTACAAGGGCGTCGCCACCTACTGGGCGGCCGTCGTCGCGGACACCGTCATCAGCGACGTCGCGTGGAGCTACCCGGACACCCCGCCCGAGGCCGAACCGCTGCGTGGGCATCTGAGCTTCGACCCGGCGCGGGTGGACGTCGTCGCCGAACTCCCCGCAGGCGCGAGCACCGCGGCCTGCGGCTGCTCCGTGTGA
- a CDS encoding DUF2631 domain-containing protein produces MANTEVERHTGVDVEDVPSAEWGWSHMPIGVMHIGGLLSAAFLLVMMRGNHVGHVEDWFLIGFAAVIVALVGRNWWLRRRGWIR; encoded by the coding sequence GTGGCCAACACCGAGGTCGAACGACACACAGGCGTCGATGTCGAGGACGTGCCGTCCGCGGAGTGGGGCTGGTCCCACATGCCCATCGGTGTCATGCACATCGGTGGCCTGCTGTCGGCGGCTTTCCTGCTGGTGATGATGCGCGGCAATCACGTCGGCCATGTCGAGGATTGGTTCCTCATCGGTTTCGCGGCGGTGATCGTGGCGCTCGTCGGTCGCAACTGGTGGCTGCGCCGCCGCGGCTGGATCCGGTAA